Proteins from a genomic interval of Phalacrocorax aristotelis chromosome 3, bGulAri2.1, whole genome shotgun sequence:
- the VEGFA gene encoding vascular endothelial growth factor A, long form isoform X4 codes for MNFLLTWIHWGLAALLYLQSAELSKAAPALGDGERKPNEVIKFLEVYERSFCRTIETLVDIFQEYPDEVEYIFKPSCVPLMRCAGCCGDEGLECVPVDVYNVTMEIMRIKPHQSQHIAHMSFLQHSKCDCRPKKDVKNKQEKKSKRGKGKGQKRKRKKGRYKPHSFHCEPCSERRKHLFVQDPQTCKCSCKFTDSRCKSRQLELNERTCRCEKPRR; via the exons ATGAACTTTCTGCTCACTTGGATTCACTGGGGGCTGGCGGCGCTGCTCTATCTGCAGAGCGCGGAG TTGTCGaaggctgctcctgccctgggggATGGGGAGCGGAAACCCAATGAAG TTATCAAATTCCTGGAAGTCTATGAGCGCAGCTTCTGCAGGACAATTGAGACCCTGGTGGACATTTTCCAGGAGTACCCTGATGAGGTGGAGTACATATTCAAGCCATCCTGTGTGCCTCTGATGAGATGTGCAGGTTGCTGCGGCGATGAGGGCCTAGAATGTGTCCCTGTGGATGTGTACAACGTCACGATGGAG ATCATGAGAATTAAACCCCATCAGAGTCAGCACATAGCGCACATGAGCTTCTTACAGCACAGTAAATGTGACTGCAG ACCAAAGAAAGAcgtcaaaaacaaacaagaaaa aaaatcaAAGCGAGGAAAGGGGAAGGGTCAAAAGAGAAAGCGCAAGAAAGGCCGGTACAAACCACACAGCTT TCACTGTGAGCCTTGCTCAGAGAGGAGAAAGCACTTGTTTGTACAAGATCCCCAGACCTGTAAATGTTCCTGCAAATTCACAGACTCACGTTGCAAGTCGAGGCAGCTTGAGTTAAACGAGCGCACTTGCAG ATGTGAAAAACCGAGACGGTGA
- the VEGFA gene encoding vascular endothelial growth factor A, long form isoform X6: MNFLLTWIHWGLAALLYLQSAELSKAAPALGDGERKPNEVIKFLEVYERSFCRTIETLVDIFQEYPDEVEYIFKPSCVPLMRCAGCCGDEGLECVPVDVYNVTMEIMRIKPHQSQHIAHMSFLQHSKCDCRPKKDVKNKQENHCEPCSERRKHLFVQDPQTCKCSCKFTDSRCKSRQLELNERTCRCEKPRR, from the exons ATGAACTTTCTGCTCACTTGGATTCACTGGGGGCTGGCGGCGCTGCTCTATCTGCAGAGCGCGGAG TTGTCGaaggctgctcctgccctgggggATGGGGAGCGGAAACCCAATGAAG TTATCAAATTCCTGGAAGTCTATGAGCGCAGCTTCTGCAGGACAATTGAGACCCTGGTGGACATTTTCCAGGAGTACCCTGATGAGGTGGAGTACATATTCAAGCCATCCTGTGTGCCTCTGATGAGATGTGCAGGTTGCTGCGGCGATGAGGGCCTAGAATGTGTCCCTGTGGATGTGTACAACGTCACGATGGAG ATCATGAGAATTAAACCCCATCAGAGTCAGCACATAGCGCACATGAGCTTCTTACAGCACAGTAAATGTGACTGCAG ACCAAAGAAAGAcgtcaaaaacaaacaagaaaa TCACTGTGAGCCTTGCTCAGAGAGGAGAAAGCACTTGTTTGTACAAGATCCCCAGACCTGTAAATGTTCCTGCAAATTCACAGACTCACGTTGCAAGTCGAGGCAGCTTGAGTTAAACGAGCGCACTTGCAG ATGTGAAAAACCGAGACGGTGA
- the VEGFA gene encoding vascular endothelial growth factor A, long form isoform X5: MNFLLTWIHWGLAALLYLQSAELSKAAPALGDGERKPNEVIKFLEVYERSFCRTIETLVDIFQEYPDEVEYIFKPSCVPLMRCAGCCGDEGLECVPVDVYNVTMEIMRIKPHQSQHIAHMSFLQHSKCDCRPKKDVKNKQEKWAQKPRSDGPSFIPQTWSLHDPRPWQSFLILYPESGKPRRVCPTRIDSRSIFLPSPPPCDSWHVGQRLGVS, translated from the exons ATGAACTTTCTGCTCACTTGGATTCACTGGGGGCTGGCGGCGCTGCTCTATCTGCAGAGCGCGGAG TTGTCGaaggctgctcctgccctgggggATGGGGAGCGGAAACCCAATGAAG TTATCAAATTCCTGGAAGTCTATGAGCGCAGCTTCTGCAGGACAATTGAGACCCTGGTGGACATTTTCCAGGAGTACCCTGATGAGGTGGAGTACATATTCAAGCCATCCTGTGTGCCTCTGATGAGATGTGCAGGTTGCTGCGGCGATGAGGGCCTAGAATGTGTCCCTGTGGATGTGTACAACGTCACGATGGAG ATCATGAGAATTAAACCCCATCAGAGTCAGCACATAGCGCACATGAGCTTCTTACAGCACAGTAAATGTGACTGCAG ACCAAAGAAAGAcgtcaaaaacaaacaagaaaa GTGGGCACAGAAACCCAGATCTGACGGTCCTTCCTTCATACCCCAGACCTGGAGCTTGCATGACCCACGGCCATGGCAGTCATTCCTAATACTTTATCCCGAGTCAGGGAAGCCCCGTCGTGTGTGTCCTACCAGAATCGATTCAAG GTCGATTTTCCTCCCCTCACCGCCTCCCTGTGACTCCTGGCATGTAGGGCAGAGGCTGGGAGTGAGCTGA
- the VEGFA gene encoding vascular endothelial growth factor A, long form isoform X7, which produces MNFLLTWIHWGLAALLYLQSAELSKAAPALGDGERKPNEVIKFLEVYERSFCRTIETLVDIFQEYPDEVEYIFKPSCVPLMRCAGCCGDEGLECVPVDVYNVTMEIMRIKPHQSQHIAHMSFLQHSKCDCRPKKDVKNKQEKKSKRGKGKGQKRKRKKGRYKPHSLCEKPRR; this is translated from the exons ATGAACTTTCTGCTCACTTGGATTCACTGGGGGCTGGCGGCGCTGCTCTATCTGCAGAGCGCGGAG TTGTCGaaggctgctcctgccctgggggATGGGGAGCGGAAACCCAATGAAG TTATCAAATTCCTGGAAGTCTATGAGCGCAGCTTCTGCAGGACAATTGAGACCCTGGTGGACATTTTCCAGGAGTACCCTGATGAGGTGGAGTACATATTCAAGCCATCCTGTGTGCCTCTGATGAGATGTGCAGGTTGCTGCGGCGATGAGGGCCTAGAATGTGTCCCTGTGGATGTGTACAACGTCACGATGGAG ATCATGAGAATTAAACCCCATCAGAGTCAGCACATAGCGCACATGAGCTTCTTACAGCACAGTAAATGTGACTGCAG ACCAAAGAAAGAcgtcaaaaacaaacaagaaaa aaaatcaAAGCGAGGAAAGGGGAAGGGTCAAAAGAGAAAGCGCAAGAAAGGCCGGTACAAACCACACAGCTT ATGTGAAAAACCGAGACGGTGA
- the VEGFA gene encoding vascular endothelial growth factor A, long form isoform X9 encodes MNFLLTWIHWGLAALLYLQSAELSKAAPALGDGERKPNEVIKFLEVYERSFCRTIETLVDIFQEYPDEVEYIFKPSCVPLMRCAGCCGDEGLECVPVDVYNVTMEIMRIKPHQSQHIAHMSFLQHSKCDCRPKKDVKNKQEKCEKPRR; translated from the exons ATGAACTTTCTGCTCACTTGGATTCACTGGGGGCTGGCGGCGCTGCTCTATCTGCAGAGCGCGGAG TTGTCGaaggctgctcctgccctgggggATGGGGAGCGGAAACCCAATGAAG TTATCAAATTCCTGGAAGTCTATGAGCGCAGCTTCTGCAGGACAATTGAGACCCTGGTGGACATTTTCCAGGAGTACCCTGATGAGGTGGAGTACATATTCAAGCCATCCTGTGTGCCTCTGATGAGATGTGCAGGTTGCTGCGGCGATGAGGGCCTAGAATGTGTCCCTGTGGATGTGTACAACGTCACGATGGAG ATCATGAGAATTAAACCCCATCAGAGTCAGCACATAGCGCACATGAGCTTCTTACAGCACAGTAAATGTGACTGCAG ACCAAAGAAAGAcgtcaaaaacaaacaagaaaa ATGTGAAAAACCGAGACGGTGA
- the VEGFA gene encoding vascular endothelial growth factor A, long form isoform X8, with product MNFLLTWIHWGLAALLYLQSAELSKAAPALGDGERKPNEVIKFLEVYERSFCRTIETLVDIFQEYPDEVEYIFKPSCVPLMRCAGCCGDEGLECVPVDVYNVTMEIMRIKPHQSQHIAHMSFLQHSKCDCRPKKDVKNKQEKSIFLPSPPPCDSWHVGQRLGVS from the exons ATGAACTTTCTGCTCACTTGGATTCACTGGGGGCTGGCGGCGCTGCTCTATCTGCAGAGCGCGGAG TTGTCGaaggctgctcctgccctgggggATGGGGAGCGGAAACCCAATGAAG TTATCAAATTCCTGGAAGTCTATGAGCGCAGCTTCTGCAGGACAATTGAGACCCTGGTGGACATTTTCCAGGAGTACCCTGATGAGGTGGAGTACATATTCAAGCCATCCTGTGTGCCTCTGATGAGATGTGCAGGTTGCTGCGGCGATGAGGGCCTAGAATGTGTCCCTGTGGATGTGTACAACGTCACGATGGAG ATCATGAGAATTAAACCCCATCAGAGTCAGCACATAGCGCACATGAGCTTCTTACAGCACAGTAAATGTGACTGCAG ACCAAAGAAAGAcgtcaaaaacaaacaagaaaa GTCGATTTTCCTCCCCTCACCGCCTCCCTGTGACTCCTGGCATGTAGGGCAGAGGCTGGGAGTGAGCTGA
- the VEGFA gene encoding vascular endothelial growth factor A, long form isoform X2 — MNFLLTWIHWGLAALLYLQSAELSKAAPALGDGERKPNEVIKFLEVYERSFCRTIETLVDIFQEYPDEVEYIFKPSCVPLMRCAGCCGDEGLECVPVDVYNVTMEIMRIKPHQSQHIAHMSFLQHSKCDCRPKKDVKNKQEKWAQKPRSDGPSFIPQTWSLHDPRPWQSFLILYPESGKPRRVCPTRIDSRCSPNSPFPLPRVFLVTANRCLSLLIIFFLLLE; from the exons ATGAACTTTCTGCTCACTTGGATTCACTGGGGGCTGGCGGCGCTGCTCTATCTGCAGAGCGCGGAG TTGTCGaaggctgctcctgccctgggggATGGGGAGCGGAAACCCAATGAAG TTATCAAATTCCTGGAAGTCTATGAGCGCAGCTTCTGCAGGACAATTGAGACCCTGGTGGACATTTTCCAGGAGTACCCTGATGAGGTGGAGTACATATTCAAGCCATCCTGTGTGCCTCTGATGAGATGTGCAGGTTGCTGCGGCGATGAGGGCCTAGAATGTGTCCCTGTGGATGTGTACAACGTCACGATGGAG ATCATGAGAATTAAACCCCATCAGAGTCAGCACATAGCGCACATGAGCTTCTTACAGCACAGTAAATGTGACTGCAG ACCAAAGAAAGAcgtcaaaaacaaacaagaaaa GTGGGCACAGAAACCCAGATCTGACGGTCCTTCCTTCATACCCCAGACCTGGAGCTTGCATGACCCACGGCCATGGCAGTCATTCCTAATACTTTATCCCGAGTCAGGGAAGCCCCGTCGTGTGTGTCCTACCAGAATCGATTCAAGGTGCAGCCCCAattctcccttccctcttcctaGGGTGTTTCTGGTTACTGCAAATCGCTGCCtttctttattaataattttttttctgctgcttgagTGA
- the VEGFA gene encoding vascular endothelial growth factor A, long form isoform X3 produces the protein MNFLLTWIHWGLAALLYLQSAELSKAAPALGDGERKPNEVIKFLEVYERSFCRTIETLVDIFQEYPDEVEYIFKPSCVPLMRCAGCCGDEGLECVPVDVYNVTMEIMRIKPHQSQHIAHMSFLQHSKCDCRPKKDVKNKQEKWAQKPRSDGPSFIPQTWSLHDPRPWQSFLILYPESGKPRRVCPTRIDSRKSKRGKGKGQKRKRKKGRYKPHSLCEKPRR, from the exons ATGAACTTTCTGCTCACTTGGATTCACTGGGGGCTGGCGGCGCTGCTCTATCTGCAGAGCGCGGAG TTGTCGaaggctgctcctgccctgggggATGGGGAGCGGAAACCCAATGAAG TTATCAAATTCCTGGAAGTCTATGAGCGCAGCTTCTGCAGGACAATTGAGACCCTGGTGGACATTTTCCAGGAGTACCCTGATGAGGTGGAGTACATATTCAAGCCATCCTGTGTGCCTCTGATGAGATGTGCAGGTTGCTGCGGCGATGAGGGCCTAGAATGTGTCCCTGTGGATGTGTACAACGTCACGATGGAG ATCATGAGAATTAAACCCCATCAGAGTCAGCACATAGCGCACATGAGCTTCTTACAGCACAGTAAATGTGACTGCAG ACCAAAGAAAGAcgtcaaaaacaaacaagaaaa GTGGGCACAGAAACCCAGATCTGACGGTCCTTCCTTCATACCCCAGACCTGGAGCTTGCATGACCCACGGCCATGGCAGTCATTCCTAATACTTTATCCCGAGTCAGGGAAGCCCCGTCGTGTGTGTCCTACCAGAATCGATTCAAG aaaatcaAAGCGAGGAAAGGGGAAGGGTCAAAAGAGAAAGCGCAAGAAAGGCCGGTACAAACCACACAGCTT ATGTGAAAAACCGAGACGGTGA
- the VEGFA gene encoding vascular endothelial growth factor A, long form isoform X1 yields the protein MNFLLTWIHWGLAALLYLQSAELSKAAPALGDGERKPNEVIKFLEVYERSFCRTIETLVDIFQEYPDEVEYIFKPSCVPLMRCAGCCGDEGLECVPVDVYNVTMEIMRIKPHQSQHIAHMSFLQHSKCDCRPKKDVKNKQEKWAQKPRSDGPSFIPQTWSLHDPRPWQSFLILYPESGKPRRVCPTRIDSRKSKRGKGKGQKRKRKKGRYKPHSFHCEPCSERRKHLFVQDPQTCKCSCKFTDSRCKSRQLELNERTCRCEKPRR from the exons ATGAACTTTCTGCTCACTTGGATTCACTGGGGGCTGGCGGCGCTGCTCTATCTGCAGAGCGCGGAG TTGTCGaaggctgctcctgccctgggggATGGGGAGCGGAAACCCAATGAAG TTATCAAATTCCTGGAAGTCTATGAGCGCAGCTTCTGCAGGACAATTGAGACCCTGGTGGACATTTTCCAGGAGTACCCTGATGAGGTGGAGTACATATTCAAGCCATCCTGTGTGCCTCTGATGAGATGTGCAGGTTGCTGCGGCGATGAGGGCCTAGAATGTGTCCCTGTGGATGTGTACAACGTCACGATGGAG ATCATGAGAATTAAACCCCATCAGAGTCAGCACATAGCGCACATGAGCTTCTTACAGCACAGTAAATGTGACTGCAG ACCAAAGAAAGAcgtcaaaaacaaacaagaaaa GTGGGCACAGAAACCCAGATCTGACGGTCCTTCCTTCATACCCCAGACCTGGAGCTTGCATGACCCACGGCCATGGCAGTCATTCCTAATACTTTATCCCGAGTCAGGGAAGCCCCGTCGTGTGTGTCCTACCAGAATCGATTCAAG aaaatcaAAGCGAGGAAAGGGGAAGGGTCAAAAGAGAAAGCGCAAGAAAGGCCGGTACAAACCACACAGCTT TCACTGTGAGCCTTGCTCAGAGAGGAGAAAGCACTTGTTTGTACAAGATCCCCAGACCTGTAAATGTTCCTGCAAATTCACAGACTCACGTTGCAAGTCGAGGCAGCTTGAGTTAAACGAGCGCACTTGCAG ATGTGAAAAACCGAGACGGTGA